In Xenopus tropicalis strain Nigerian chromosome 5, UCB_Xtro_10.0, whole genome shotgun sequence, one genomic interval encodes:
- the LOC101734009 gene encoding uncharacterized protein LOC101734009 has product MPISIEFPTLGEADPLHFFHWAYEKMYSSLNEYAIIPFFNTTSNLLKASQSLWTMEIPMSISYFSLESIDPFRFFHWINEEVQRGLNEYGILSFFNTTSFLNTSCALWTFDMPISFPSFTDTFGFFHWVYEEVLGGLNRYGILNVFNTTTHALWNFEIPFSISFPTLEFTDPLHFFNWIYEETLNGLNNYGVLSLFNITSFWNATHALWDFEIPISITLPTLPSLESIDPLSFFHWIHESVKNGFNKFGIINFFNTTLWNATHGLWNFEMPISLPTLPTLESLDPLYFFEWVFEEIHNGLNKYGILHLFNTTSFWNATFWNFEMPDYKHFPTLESIDPRRFFCWVYEEVHNGLNKYGILNVFNITSFLNAAHDLWAFEIPISISFAWMESIDPIYFFYWVYEEVVRGLNDYGVNFFNTTFLLNATDALWNFTMPISFTFPTLEGTDPLQFFHWVYESLLSGLNEYGIINFFNNTLLNASHALWNFDMPFSISFPTMADIDPYYLFHWIFEEVNNCLDKYGIFSFFNTTSFWNATHALWNFEMPISFPTLEGKDPLGFIRWLYEELLNSLKEYGFPYLFDSTSDEKSPGYEAIEEETAEVHGQ; this is encoded by the exons ATGCCCATTTCGATTGAGTTTCCCACACTTGGGGAAGCAG ATCCTCTCCACTTCTTTCATTGGGCTTATGAGAAAATGTACAGCAGTCTTAATGAATATGCAATTATTCCTTTCTTTAACACAACATCAAACTTATTGAAGGCATCTCAATCTTTATGGACTATGGAAATTCCTATGTCTATATCCTATTTTTCCCTGGAGAGCATAG ATCCTTTTCGCTTCTTTCATTGGATCAATGAGGAAGTGCAGAGAGGTCTTAATGAATATGGAATTCTTTCCTTCTTCAACACAACTTCTTTCTTGAACACATCTTGTGCTTTATGGACTTTTGATATGCCCATTTCCTTCCCTAGTTTTACAG ATACTTTTGGCTTCTTCCACTGGGTCTACGAAGAAGTATTAGGTGGTCTTAATAGATATGGAATCCTTAATGTCTTCAATACCACAACTCATGCTTTGTGGAATTTTGAAATTCCATTTTCTATTTCCTTTCCTACCCTGGAGTTCACAG ATCCTCTTCACTTTTTTAATTGGATCTATGAGGAAACGCTGAATGGTCTGAATAATTATGGGGTTTTGAGCCTCTTCAACATTACTTCTTTCTGGAATGCAACTCATGCTTTATGGGATTTTGAAATACCCATTTCTATCACCTTGCCTACACTGCCTTCACTGGAGAGCATAG ATCCTCTTAGTTTCTTCCATTGGATCCATGAATCTGTTAAAAATGGTTTTAATAAATTTGGAATAATTAATTTTTTCAACACTACATTGTGGAATGCAACTCATGGTTTATGGAATTTTGAAATGCCAATTTCcttgcctactctgcctactctggAGAGCTTAG ATCCCCTATACTTCTTTGAATGGGTGTTTGAAGAAATTCACAATGGTCTTAACAAATATGGAATTTTACACTTATTTAACACTACTTCATTCTGGAATGCAACTTTTTGGAATTTTGAAATGCCTGATTATAAGCACTTTCCTACCCTGGAGAGTATAG ATCCTCGTCGCTTCTTCTGTTGGGTGTACGAGGAAGTACACAATGGTCTTAACAAATATGGAATTCTTAACGTTTTCAACATTACTTCTTTCTTGAatgcagctcatgatttatgggCTTTTGAAATTCCCATTTCTATCTCCTTTGCTTGGATGGAGAGCATAG AtcccatttatttcttttactgGGTCTACGAGGAAGTGGTCCGTGGTCTAAATGATTATGGAGTTAACTTCTTTAATACTACTTTTCTCTTGAATGCAACTGATGCTTTATGGAATTTTACAATGCCCATTTCTTTCACCTTTCCTACACTGGAAGGCACAG ATCCTTTACAATTCTTTCATTGGGTCTATGAAAGCTTgctcagtggtttaaatgaatatGGAATTATTAATTTCTTCAATAACACTTTACTGAATGCATCTCATGCTTTATGGAATTTTGATATGCCCTTTTCTATTTCCTTTCCTACAATGGCAGATATAG atccttattatttatttcattggaTTTTTGAGGAAGTAAACAATTGTCTTGACAAATATGGAATTTTTAGCTTCTTCAATACAACTTCTTTCTGGAATGCAACTCATGCTTTATGGAATTTTGAAATGCCAATCTCCTTTCCTACACTGGAAGGCAAAG ATCCTCTTGGTTTCATCCGGTGGCTCTACGAGGAACTGCTCAATAGTCTTAAAGAATATGGATTCCCTTACCTTTTTGACTCTACTAGTGATGAAAAAAGTCCTGGCTATGAAGCAATTGAAGAGGAGACAGCAGAAGTGCACGGACAATAA